In Phaseolus vulgaris cultivar G19833 chromosome 10, P. vulgaris v2.0, whole genome shotgun sequence, a single genomic region encodes these proteins:
- the LOC137818432 gene encoding (+)-neomenthol dehydrogenase-like, translating to MEEATQRYAVVTGANKGIGLEIVRQLASTGIKVVLTARNEERGLQALETLKASALSHLVLFHQLDVADAATVASLADFIKSKFGKLDILINNAGISGGVIKDSDLISKVIMNGGVVSEEDGTNAMTQTYELAEECLQINYYGTKITVEALKPLLQLSDSPTIVNVSSSMGQLKNFPEESWARGVLSDGDNLTEEKVDEIVKKFLRDFKEGSLESEGWPRYPGAYIVSKAAMNGYTRILAKKHPSFCINSVCPGYVKTDITSNTGLLTVEEGAASPVKLALLPNGTPSGFFYYRTHVASF from the exons ATGGAGGAAGCTACACAAAG GTATGCAGTTGTGACAGGAGCAAATAAAGGGATTGGATTAGAGATAGTTAGGCAGTTAGCTTCAACAGGCATCAAGGTGGTGCTCACAGCAAGGAATGAGGAGAGGGGTCTTCAAGCATTGGAAACACTCAAAGCCTCAGCTTTATCTCACTTGGTGCTGTTTCATCAGCTAGATGTGGCTGATGCTGCAACTGTAGCTTCTCTGGCAGATTTTATCAAATCCAAATTTGGTAAACTAGATATTCTG ATTAACAATGCGGGAATCAGTGGAGGTGTAATTAAAGACAGTGATTTAATCAGCAAAGTCATCATGAATGGTGGG GTTGTATCGGAAGAAGATGGAACAAATGCAATGACTCAAACATATGAGTTAGCTGAAGAATGCTTGCAAATAAATTACTATGGAACTAAAATAACTGTAGAAGCCCTTAAGCCCCTCCTCCAATTATCTGATTCACCAACAATTGTGAATGTATCATCCAGTATGGGGCAGTTAAAG AATTTCCCTGAAGAGTCATGGGCAAGAGGAGTGTTGAGTGATGGTGATAACCTGACAGAAGAGAAAGTGGATGAAATAGTGAAGAAGTTTCTAAGAGATTTCAAAGAAGGTTCATTAGAGAGTGAAGGGTGGCCTAGGTATCCAGGTGCCTATATTGTGTCAAAAGCTGCTATGAATGGATATACAAGAATCCTTGCTAAGAAACATCCTTCATTCTGCATCAATAGTGTTTGCCCTGGTTATGTGAAGACAGACATAACATCCAACACTGGCCTCCTCACAGTTGAAGAAGGTGCTGCTAGTCCTGTCAAGCTTGCACTGCTTCCCAATGGCACTCCATCTGGCTTCTTCTATTACAGAACTCATGTGGCTTCCTTTTGA